The Nitrospira sp. sequence TCGCCACCGAGCTGCCGGAGATGTCCAACAGTTTTCTCTGGCTCTATCGCAAGAAAGACCGCCTCGCCGTGGCCAATGTCACAGGGGCCATGGTCTTTCAAGGGACTCTCCCGGTCTCTCTGGGATTGATCGGAACCGAATGGATGATCGCGCCGTCTGCATTGACCACCATGGTCTTAGCTGTGCAGGCCGTGGGACTCTGCCTGTTGCAGATTCTCATAGGCGGTCAATGGCGGCCGTGGTTGCTGGCAGCCGGAGCCGTTTTTTACATTGGGTATACGCTGCATCTCTATGTCAACTGAATCGATCTCCTCTCGCGCACGCTCCCATTCGCCACAGCTCCCGGTGCTGGGAATCACGATGGGAGACCCAGCCGGTATCGGTCCGGAAGTGATTGCGAAGGCCCTTTCAGGGAGTCACCTGCGCAACGTTTGCCGGCCGATCGTGATCGGATCACTTCCCATAATGGAGCAGACTATTACGGATCTTGGACTTAAACTGAGAGTCGTCCCTGTTGATGGCCGTGACACGCCTCCGCCGCGCAGAGGAATGGTCGTCGTGCTGGACCCATTGGCAACACCTCTCCGAAAGTTCAAACCTGGCATCGCCGCCGCAGAGACCGGCGCAGCATCCGTCGCCTTCATCAAGAAGGCTGTTGAATTGGCCCAGCTCGGTGGTATCGATGGAATGGTGACGGCCCCTATCAACAAGGAAGCCATCAATATGGCCGGCTGCCGGTATCCGGGTCATACTGAATTGTTGGCTGATCTGACCCGCGCGAACGAGTCCGGCATGATGATCGTGGGTGGTCCGTTACGCATCATGTTCGTCACGACGCACGTCGCCATCAGAGATCTTTCCTCGCTGCTCACCCAGGCGAACATCGAAAAGGCGATCCGCTTGGCCCAACTCGCCCTGTCCACACTGTTCGGAATTAAACGGCCCAAGATAGGCGTGGCCGCCCTGAATCCGCATGCAGGAGAGCATGGATTATTCGGCGATGAGGAAGCCCGCGTGATTCTCCCGGCTGCCCGTGCAGCACAGCGAGAGGGCATTCTCGCCAGTGATCCGTTGCCGGCCGATACGCTGTTCGGAAAAGCTGCGAAGGGGCTGTATGACGGTATCGTCGCCCTGTACCATGATCAAGGTTTGATTCCGCTGAAGTTGGTCGCCTTCGGAACATGCGTGAATCTCACTGTGGGCTTACCCATCATCCGCACCTCGGTTGACCATGGAACGGCATTCGACATCGTTGGGAAAGGCGTTGCTGATCCGGGAAGCTTGTTTGAAGCTATCAAACTAGCCGCCAAGATTGCCCGCACGAAGGATGGACGAAGTGACGGCAAGAAGAGAGGAAGCAGACATGGCACCTGATGTCTCGAAAAGCCGTGCCGTAGTCCGGCAGCAAATACAAGAACTGGATGCACTTGCGAAGCAGACCCTTCAAGATCTCAACACGGTCGCCGGGGCTGAACGAGTGGTAAAATGGAAAGCACGCACGGTCGCACTCATAACCGACACGGTGAGCCCGCAAGAAGGGCAGAAGTTTTCGAGTGTCCTGCCAGGACCATCATTCACCAACGACCTGGTCGAAGAATTTTCGGATCTTATCGAATGCTACCGTGCCCCGCTGGTGGCATTGGCCGAACGATTGGATCAATCCCCTCCCCCTCACGTGAGGTGATGGGTGAGCGCCTCCGATCCGCCCATTGCAATCAAACGTCTCGGCCAGAATTTTCTTATCGACCCCAACATCGTACGCAAGATCATCTCCCTGGCTGAACTGACCCCGAATGATACCGTTCTAGAGATCGGACCTGGCCGCGGTATCCTGACGGGATCTCTGTGTCGCGCTACGGGTCGTGTAACGGCGATCGAGGTCGATCCACGACTCCATGGTTATCTAGCCGAACACCACCCGCAGTTTCAGAACCTGACGCTCATTCTCGGCGATGCAATGACCTATCCGATCGAGCAGCTTCCGATCGGGACCATCGTCGTCGCCAATCTTCCATATTATCTGTCTACCCCTCTCCTTTTTCGGCTTCTTGGCCAGCGCGGCCGTTTCCCGCGCATGGTGCTCATGCTGCAGAACGAAGTGGCCAACCGACTCGTGGCCAAACCCGGGAGTTCAGACTACGGCGTCCTGTCCGTCACGGCTCAGTACTCGGCGAATATGACCAAGGCATTCAAGGTCTCAGCACAATGCTTCCGCCCTAAGCCGGAGGTCGACTCTGCCGTCGTCCTGCTGCGGACTAAAGCACGAACCGAACTGAGCCCTCAGGAAGAACACACATTCACGGCATTGGTGAGGGCCGCCTTCGCACACCGCCGCAAGACGCTGATCAACTCGTTGAAGGATGAGGGCTATGATCAGAAAGTGGTGGGTACAGCATTGACCGCACATCATCTCTCATCTTCCGTCCGGGCAGAAATCCTTTCCCTCGAGCAGTTCCTCGAATTGACCCGCAGCCTGCATCGGTCGACCTGATGCGGTCTAGAATGATTCAAGGGTTCAAATCTTGAGTGCCCGGCACTTTATGTGGGACGTAAGTGGATCTTGAACACGACCCGGCGGCTTTTGTCGCGGTCGAGGTGTCCTGCTTCGTTTCTCAACAAGTTCTGCCTCCCGCGCCCGTTCGCCGTAGCCTTTTGCAAAAAGCACTCATAGGCCCACGGAAGCTTCTCACGGATGACTTCCAAGCTTTTCGCCAGAACGGCGAATGAACGGTCCTGACTCAATCGCAAGTTGCGCACGTCGTCGCCGAGATCGTCCGTGTACCCTTCAATGACAAAGGCCTCCACTTCCTGTCCGCCATGTCCACAGACGACTCCGGCATAATGCGGCATCTCCTCGGATAGGAAGGTTTCGGCAGATGGAAGGAGCGTACTTTTCCCAAACTCAAAGTTGAGCGCCGTATCCGGCACCGTGACGGTGAGGACGCTAGGCCCCTTGGCTTCCACCTTCGGGGTAAGCGGTTCAAGGGTCGCCCTTTGTTGTGTGGAAGGAATGCCGTTCGGGGGTGGCTTGGCATTTCCATCCTCGATGCGAGTGATATAGGCGGCTAGCAGTAGAATGAAGATGACGGCGAGCGACGTCATGAGGTCTGCGACGCCGTTTGTCAACGCAGATGAGCCTTCACGGGATTCGGGCCCAGAAATTGGCCTGAACTGCTTCATCGGGTGGGCGCCTCTTTATGTAGAACTTGCCGTCGCTCAGCATCGTCCGCTTTCTGTTGTCGCGGCGCCTGCTCAATTGTATTAGTCATGTGATTTCTGAGTTCCTTGAACATGGTTTCAATTTCTGGTTGAGACAGCTGTACCGGAGACGGCTGTCCCTTAATCGAACGATTGAGCTCCTGAATCGCTTCCATCAACGGCTTGATCATCGGCTTCAACGCCCGCTGAACCTCGTGACCGATCTCTCCCGGCAAATCGTCGAGCTTCAGCGGCGAATGTTTGGCGTTCAGCCCTGTGAGCGCTTGAGAGGCTGAAGTCAGGGCCGCAACTGTCGCTCCGAGTCGCTGCTGCACAACTTCAACCAACTGGTTCGCGGTGTCGGATTGGATGGGGCTGACTATGGCGGCCGGAGATCCATTCGGCAACGAGGATGGTCGTGCTTCCTGGCCGTCAGCTTTCTGAGGAAACATTTCATCAAGGAGCGACAGACATTCCCGATACCGGTTGTCCAGTCGATACCAGATCGAGGTTTCGAGGATGGTAAAAACATTCGCGCACGCCAAGCCGACAATTGATGTCACAAACTTACCGGAGAGGCCATTGATGAGCCCTTGGATTCCATCAATCTGTGATCCGTTCGCATGTAGTTTGCTGAGACCGATCAAAATGGCAAAAAACGTAAACATCAAGCCCATGCCTGTCAGAAAGGAAGGGAGTTGCCTCAAGAAGCGGACATTGAGATGGCTGGCGCAGAGCGCTTCGAACGAAAAAAAGTCAGCCGCGGAACGCTGGCTATGGACAGTCGGCTCGAGAAACCAGGCAGTTTGCTCCACCGTGAGGGACTTTCGGTATGAAAGCCATTCTTTTGAGAAGGCCGGCTCCGATCGTATCGCGCGATCCAGCGTTGCAAGATCATCCAGATCACGGCGAGCTTCCGGCGACTGATCGGGACGTGCCTGTCGTTTGGCTAAGGCCGGGACCACCAGCCAATCTGCAGATACCCGTTGCCGTGCCGACGCCAGAGGCGCAACGGACGAGTGGAATCGCAAGAGTGTATGACGAATCCGCACCAAGCCTCGTATGAGGGCCGCACTATGCCAGAGACAGAGGACGATGATCGAGGCCGCGCCGATCCAGCTCAGCATGGGGCTCTGAAGCCCACCGACTATCGCAACATCCTGACTGAGAAGCCGCCAAAGCTCGGCGAGCAGGCTCAATTCATTCATTGATTTGACCTCACGGTCTCGCTAGTCCCCAGGGCGCCGGATTGGAAAACATGCTCATCTCCCTCAACTTCCATGCCAGAGAGAGCGGTCGATAGATGGCCCGGTGTCGTCGCATTCTTGAGAGAATACGGCAGCTCCTAGGAAATTCTTGCCGAAAGCGCGGCAAATTCTATCGGGAGCACGGCACAGTGCTCGTCGTCGGAGCAGAACTGCAAGTTGCTTTCTGGGGGATCGACCCTGGTGTATGATCACCTGGCTTTGTCAGACGAGGGGAGGCAGCGCCATGCACTTCGTCCGAATCGGAAACCGTGCGGTCAATCTCGATCTCGTCGCTCACTGTGAAGTGCAGATCTGGCATGACACCGTGTCGGTCAAGGTTTTCATGACGGGATCGGCCAATAACACTCCCGTGGTCCTCAATGAAGAGGAAGCGAAGCTGTTCTGGAAGTACATTGAATATGTCGCAGAGAAGCCGGTTTAGTCATACCCATAGCCTATCGGCCGGTCTCTTCGTTTCTCGGCGCGGTGCCGCCTCCAGCCCCTTTCCAGATTCACCGGACAAATGTGTCACACTCGATTGAAGAATGGTTTTCGTGCTATGGTTGAGTTGTGTTTCCTGTGTTTGCACGCTGGGAAATGCGGCAAAAAGGAGCGCCAATTCCAATGACCTCAAGAATGGGTCGACTTACCGGCGTCATCTGTGTGTTGTTGGGGATAACCGGATGCGCCAGCGAATTCACTGTTTTCAGCGCAGCGGGAGATCCTCTTTTGCTCTCACGCCGCGGATATACACCCGATGAATGTACCGAGAAGGTTAAGGACGACGCCGCTCGCTTGGGCGTCACGTTGCGGTATGTTCATATACGTGGGACCGCCGTTGGTCGTTCACTCATGTGGCCCTTTGAACCTGGATACGCCTGTGAGGCGGCGATAGGCCCGGAGCAGGGTCCGATCGGCACCTACCCAGGTGGCCTGCCCACCATTTCTCCCGGTTCATGATTGAGTAGTTCGACTGCCCACCCCTTTTCCGCCGTTGAGCGAGTTGGTACGGTATACGCGCTGAAGGTCTAGTTTCCTTCCATTGTGTCTTTCCAGTCGTTCCAAGGGCATGTCACCACTTCGGTGATTCGCTTGTTGAATCATGGTCTTAGGCTATACTTATTAGAGGTCGAGGAAAGAGGTCGCACCGAAAGCGCAATGATCAAGATCCTATTGGTCGAAGACAACGATATTGACGCACGCCTGACACAGGACATCCTCACGGAATGGAACCTTGAGGAATTCAATGTCACCCATGTGACCCGCTTGAGCGACGCCTTTTCACAGCTGGCGCGCGCACGCTTTGATGCCGTCCTCTTGGATCTGTCGCTCCCCGACGGATATGGGTTATCAACCGTGCGTCAAATGCATGTCGCGAACCCTACGATTGCCATCATCGTGCTCAGCGGGCTCAGTGATCAGACGCTCGCACTACAGGCTGTCCAGAACGGTGCGCAGGATTATCTCGTCAAGGGAGAGGGGCAATCGGAGCTATTGGCTCGCTCCATCCGTTACGCCATCGAACGCAAACGAGCCGAGGAGCGGCTGACATACCTTGCCCAGTACGATCAATTGACCGGTCTTGTGAACCGCACGTTGTTTCGCGATCGCCTCATCCAAGCCATGGCCCGGAGCAAACGGCTCCAACAACCGCTCAGTCTCATGTTGCTGGACCTCGATCAGTTCAAGCCGGTGAACGACACCCTTGGCCATGACGTCGGGGATCAGGTTTTGAAAGTTGTCGCCACGCGATTACAAGATTGTGTTCGCGAAGTTGACACCGTGGCACGCATGGGAGGAGATGAATTCACGATTATCCTTGAAGGTCTGACGTGCGAAGAAGATATCACGCTGGTCGCACAGCGAATCACCAAATCCTTGGCGGAACCGTTTCATCTTGGAGACCATCAGGCTTTGATCGGAGTCAGCATCGGCATTACCGTCTATCCGACCGATGATCACGACATTGATGAGCTGCTGAAGCATGCCGATGCCGCAATGTATCGGGCGAAACAGCAGGGTGGAAGCGCGTTTCAGTT is a genomic window containing:
- the pdxA gene encoding 4-hydroxythreonine-4-phosphate dehydrogenase PdxA, giving the protein MSTESISSRARSHSPQLPVLGITMGDPAGIGPEVIAKALSGSHLRNVCRPIVIGSLPIMEQTITDLGLKLRVVPVDGRDTPPPRRGMVVVLDPLATPLRKFKPGIAAAETGAASVAFIKKAVELAQLGGIDGMVTAPINKEAINMAGCRYPGHTELLADLTRANESGMMIVGGPLRIMFVTTHVAIRDLSSLLTQANIEKAIRLAQLALSTLFGIKRPKIGVAALNPHAGEHGLFGDEEARVILPAARAAQREGILASDPLPADTLFGKAAKGLYDGIVALYHDQGLIPLKLVAFGTCVNLTVGLPIIRTSVDHGTAFDIVGKGVADPGSLFEAIKLAAKIARTKDGRSDGKKRGSRHGT
- the rsmA gene encoding ribosomal RNA small subunit methyltransferase A, coding for MSASDPPIAIKRLGQNFLIDPNIVRKIISLAELTPNDTVLEIGPGRGILTGSLCRATGRVTAIEVDPRLHGYLAEHHPQFQNLTLILGDAMTYPIEQLPIGTIVVANLPYYLSTPLLFRLLGQRGRFPRMVLMLQNEVANRLVAKPGSSDYGVLSVTAQYSANMTKAFKVSAQCFRPKPEVDSAVVLLRTKARTELSPQEEHTFTALVRAAFAHRRKTLINSLKDEGYDQKVVGTALTAHHLSSSVRAEILSLEQFLELTRSLHRST
- a CDS encoding OmpA family protein codes for the protein MTSLAVIFILLLAAYITRIEDGNAKPPPNGIPSTQQRATLEPLTPKVEAKGPSVLTVTVPDTALNFEFGKSTLLPSAETFLSEEMPHYAGVVCGHGGQEVEAFVIEGYTDDLGDDVRNLRLSQDRSFAVLAKSLEVIREKLPWAYECFLQKATANGRGRQNLLRNEAGHLDRDKSRRVVFKIHLRPT
- a CDS encoding GGDEF domain-containing response regulator, giving the protein MIKILLVEDNDIDARLTQDILTEWNLEEFNVTHVTRLSDAFSQLARARFDAVLLDLSLPDGYGLSTVRQMHVANPTIAIIVLSGLSDQTLALQAVQNGAQDYLVKGEGQSELLARSIRYAIERKRAEERLTYLAQYDQLTGLVNRTLFRDRLIQAMARSKRLQQPLSLMLLDLDQFKPVNDTLGHDVGDQVLKVVATRLQDCVREVDTVARMGGDEFTIILEGLTCEEDITLVAQRITKSLAEPFHLGDHQALIGVSIGITVYPTDDHDIDELLKHADAAMYRAKQQGGSAFQFHIPNDSPSSTLL